The following coding sequences lie in one Streptomyces xiamenensis genomic window:
- the rplJ gene encoding 50S ribosomal protein L10, with translation MASPDKVEAVAEIKQKFENSNAAVVTAYTGLTVAQLKDLRRSLGENTQYHVTKNTLTKIAANEVGISELDEYLTGSTAVAFVTGDPVEAAKGLRDFAKNNPALVIKGGVLDGNALSAEEINKLADLESREVLLAKLAGNMKASMAKAAATFQAPLTEFVRTVDALREKAEQGGAGTPAPAEAESAE, from the coding sequence ATGGCGAGCCCCGACAAGGTCGAAGCCGTCGCGGAGATCAAGCAGAAGTTTGAGAACTCCAACGCGGCGGTTGTCACCGCGTACACCGGTCTCACCGTGGCGCAGCTCAAGGACCTGCGCCGTTCTCTCGGTGAGAACACTCAGTACCACGTGACGAAGAACACGCTGACCAAGATCGCGGCCAACGAGGTCGGGATCTCCGAGCTGGACGAGTACCTCACGGGCTCGACCGCCGTCGCCTTCGTCACCGGTGACCCGGTGGAGGCGGCGAAGGGTCTGCGTGACTTCGCCAAGAACAACCCCGCTCTGGTCATCAAGGGCGGTGTGCTCGACGGCAACGCGCTGAGCGCCGAAGAGATCAACAAGCTCGCGGACCTCGAGTCCCGCGAGGTACTGCTCGCCAAGCTGGCCGGCAACATGAAGGCGTCCATGGCCAAGGCCGCGGCGACCTTCCAGGCCCCGCTCACGGAGTTCGTCCGCACCGTGGACGCGCTGCGCGAGAAGGCGGAGCAGGGCGGTGCCGGTACGCCGGCTCCCGCCGAGGCCGAGTCCGCCGAGTAA
- the dctA gene encoding C4-dicarboxylate transporter DctA, whose protein sequence is MTNSPAASPPAPKLVKPKKRIYQHLYFWVLIGISIGIGIGLAAPGVGADMKWMADLFIKLVKVVIAPTIFATVVVGIAGMGNLAKAGGLALKTVLYFNITTVFALAIGLVVINIWQPGSGLGYDIASFDTSAADATIESAGATESGFSGFLLSLVPTSFASAFVDGQLLQVLLLAILFAIALSMLGSRAEGMVRGLDTFAKAMFGVIKLVMWVAPLGAMGGMAFTIGQHGSSILGSLASFMISFWVTCLLFITLVLGVVCRMTGFSLIKYVRFIKDELLIVLGTSSSETVLPRMMTKLEAAGTPKHVVGMTIPTGYSFNLDGTAIYMSMGALFIAQAFGVDVSIWTQIGLLVFMLISSNGAAGVSGAGLVTLAASLAAFDSVIPVAGIALIVGIDRFMSEGRALTNLTGNGIGTLAIARWTGDLDRERLKYVLDNPNSVDVDELMKQEAQGLNTAQDRDAAGVPAQADDSERADADVTAGRGK, encoded by the coding sequence ATGACGAATTCCCCCGCCGCCTCGCCCCCGGCGCCGAAGCTGGTGAAGCCGAAGAAGCGGATCTATCAGCATCTGTACTTCTGGGTGCTGATAGGCATCAGTATCGGCATCGGCATCGGTCTCGCGGCGCCCGGGGTGGGCGCCGACATGAAGTGGATGGCCGACCTCTTCATCAAGCTGGTCAAGGTCGTGATCGCCCCGACCATCTTCGCCACGGTGGTGGTGGGAATCGCCGGCATGGGCAACCTGGCCAAGGCCGGTGGTCTGGCCCTCAAGACGGTGCTCTACTTCAACATCACCACGGTGTTCGCCCTGGCCATCGGCCTCGTGGTGATCAACATCTGGCAGCCGGGCTCCGGTCTGGGCTACGACATCGCCTCCTTCGACACCTCGGCGGCCGACGCGACCATCGAGTCCGCGGGCGCGACCGAATCGGGCTTCTCCGGATTCCTCCTGAGTCTGGTCCCGACCTCGTTCGCCAGCGCCTTCGTCGACGGCCAGCTGCTCCAGGTGCTGCTGCTGGCCATCCTGTTCGCCATCGCGCTGAGCATGCTGGGCTCGCGCGCCGAGGGCATGGTGCGCGGTCTGGACACCTTCGCCAAGGCGATGTTCGGCGTCATCAAGCTGGTCATGTGGGTCGCCCCGCTGGGCGCGATGGGCGGCATGGCCTTCACCATCGGGCAGCACGGCAGCTCGATCCTCGGCTCGCTCGCCTCGTTCATGATCTCGTTCTGGGTGACCTGTCTGCTGTTCATCACGCTGGTGCTGGGCGTGGTGTGCCGGATGACCGGCTTCAGCCTGATCAAGTACGTCCGCTTCATCAAGGACGAGCTGCTCATCGTGCTGGGCACCTCCTCCTCCGAGACGGTGCTGCCGCGCATGATGACCAAGCTGGAGGCGGCCGGTACGCCCAAGCACGTGGTGGGCATGACCATCCCGACCGGCTACTCCTTCAACCTCGACGGCACCGCGATCTACATGTCCATGGGCGCGCTGTTCATCGCGCAGGCCTTCGGCGTGGACGTGTCCATCTGGACCCAGATCGGTCTGCTCGTCTTCATGCTGATCTCCTCCAACGGTGCCGCGGGCGTCTCCGGCGCCGGTCTGGTCACGCTGGCCGCGTCGCTGGCCGCGTTCGACTCGGTGATCCCGGTCGCGGGCATCGCGCTGATCGTCGGCATCGACCGCTTCATGAGCGAGGGCCGTGCCCTGACCAACCTCACGGGCAACGGCATCGGCACGCTGGCGATCGCCCGCTGGACCGGTGACCTGGACCGTGAGCGGCTGAAGTACGTGCTCGACAACCCGAACTCGGTGGACGTCGACGAGCTCATGAAGCAGGAGGCGCAGGGCCTGAACACCGCGCAGGACCGGGACGCCGCCGGTGTTCCGGCGCAGGCGGACGACAGCGAGCGGGCGGACGCGGACGTCACCGCCGGCCGTGGCAAGTAA
- the rplK gene encoding 50S ribosomal protein L11 — MPPKKKKVTGLIKLQIQAGAANPAPPVGPALGQHGVNIMEFCKAYNAATESQRGWVIPVEITVYEDRSFTFITKTPPAAKMILKAAGVEKGSGEPHKTKVAKITAAQVREIATTKMPDLNANDLDAASKIIAGTARSMGVTVEG; from the coding sequence ATGCCTCCCAAGAAGAAGAAGGTCACGGGGCTGATCAAGCTCCAGATCCAGGCCGGCGCCGCCAACCCGGCTCCGCCGGTCGGCCCCGCGCTGGGCCAGCACGGCGTGAACATCATGGAGTTCTGCAAGGCCTACAACGCGGCGACCGAGTCGCAGCGTGGCTGGGTGATCCCGGTGGAGATCACGGTCTACGAGGACCGTTCCTTCACCTTCATCACCAAGACTCCGCCGGCCGCGAAGATGATCCTCAAGGCCGCTGGTGTGGAGAAGGGCTCCGGCGAGCCCCACAAGACCAAGGTCGCCAAGATCACGGCGGCCCAGGTGCGGGAGATCGCCACCACCAAGATGCCCGACCTCAACGCCAATGACCTGGACGCCGCGTCCAAGATCATCGCGGGTACCGCCCGTTCCATGGGTGTGACCGTCGAGGGCTGA
- a CDS encoding TAXI family TRAP transporter solute-binding subunit encodes MESGRSPLGLSRRALLTAPLGLAAAACGSSPDLGIGDLKLATGPEGATYRESGAALAALWNEALDREAVEVVFTEASVDNLRLLRGGEVDLAYGNVDVLRPYDGETVALLRIFDSVVHLVTLRDSGIRALADLAGRPVALGLPGSGTRFTGGRLIEAAGVPVEVRDLGQTAAARALVDGEVDAVFSLTAMPTPAISWLLANAPPVHFVDLAAEAEAMRYAHPGEYLPVTISGAVYPEVATTATLAVPTLIAVRSGFPTEAARFFTRTAVEGAAALARTRPEAYQINPRTAAATVPITLHPGAAAWFRSVKL; translated from the coding sequence TTGGAGTCGGGTCGTTCGCCGCTCGGGCTCTCCCGGCGCGCGTTGCTCACCGCCCCGCTGGGGCTGGCGGCCGCCGCGTGCGGCTCCTCACCCGACCTCGGCATCGGTGACCTCAAGCTGGCGACGGGCCCCGAGGGGGCCACCTACCGGGAGTCCGGCGCGGCACTGGCCGCCCTGTGGAACGAGGCGCTGGACCGCGAGGCCGTGGAGGTCGTCTTCACCGAGGCGTCCGTCGACAATCTGCGGCTGCTGCGCGGCGGCGAGGTGGACCTCGCCTATGGCAACGTGGACGTGCTGCGCCCGTACGACGGCGAGACCGTGGCACTGCTGCGGATCTTCGACTCGGTGGTGCACCTGGTCACGCTGCGGGACAGCGGCATCCGTGCCCTGGCCGACCTGGCGGGGCGGCCGGTCGCCCTCGGGCTGCCGGGCTCGGGCACCCGCTTCACCGGGGGGCGGCTGATCGAGGCCGCCGGGGTGCCGGTCGAGGTCCGCGACCTGGGGCAGACCGCCGCCGCGCGGGCCCTGGTCGACGGCGAGGTGGACGCCGTGTTCTCGCTCACCGCGATGCCCACCCCCGCCATCTCCTGGCTGCTGGCGAACGCGCCGCCGGTGCACTTCGTCGATCTCGCGGCGGAGGCGGAGGCCATGCGGTACGCGCACCCCGGTGAGTATCTGCCGGTGACGATCTCCGGCGCGGTCTATCCGGAGGTGGCCACCACGGCCACGCTGGCCGTGCCGACCCTGATCGCGGTGCGTTCCGGCTTCCCCACGGAGGCCGCCCGGTTCTTCACCCGGACCGCCGTCGAGGGGGCGGCGGCGCTGGCCAGGACCCGGCCCGAGGCGTACCAGATCAATCCCCGTACGGCCGCCGCGACCGTGCCCATCACGCTGCACCCGGGCGCGGCCGCCTGGTTCCGGTCCGTCAAGCTGTAG
- the rplA gene encoding 50S ribosomal protein L1, protein MKRSKNFRGADAKIDRERLYAPLEAVRLAKETSSQKFDATVEVAMRLGVDPRKADQMVRGTVNLPHGTGKTARVLVFATGDRAAAAEAAGADIVGSDELIDEVSKGRLDFDAVVATPDLMGKVGRLGRVLGPRGLMPNPKTGTVTPDVAKAVTEIKGGKIEFRVDKHANLHFIIGKASFDDAKLVENYAAALEEVTRLKPAAAKGRYIKKATFTTTMGPGVPVDPNRSRNLLDEEPAV, encoded by the coding sequence GTGAAGCGCAGCAAGAACTTCCGCGGCGCGGACGCCAAGATCGACCGGGAGCGCCTGTACGCGCCCCTGGAGGCCGTCCGTCTCGCCAAGGAGACCTCTTCGCAGAAGTTCGACGCGACCGTCGAGGTCGCCATGCGGCTGGGTGTCGACCCCCGCAAGGCCGACCAGATGGTCCGTGGCACCGTGAACCTTCCGCACGGCACCGGCAAGACCGCCCGGGTCCTGGTCTTCGCGACCGGTGACCGTGCCGCGGCCGCGGAGGCCGCCGGAGCCGACATCGTCGGCTCGGACGAACTGATCGACGAGGTCTCCAAGGGCCGCCTGGACTTCGACGCCGTGGTGGCGACCCCGGACCTGATGGGCAAGGTCGGCCGTCTGGGCCGGGTGCTCGGTCCGCGTGGTCTGATGCCGAACCCCAAGACCGGCACCGTCACCCCGGATGTCGCCAAGGCCGTCACCGAGATCAAGGGCGGCAAGATCGAGTTCCGCGTGGACAAGCACGCGAACCTCCACTTCATCATCGGCAAGGCGTCCTTCGACGACGCCAAGCTGGTGGAGAACTACGCGGCGGCCCTTGAAGAGGTCACCCGGCTGAAGCCGGCCGCCGCCAAGGGCCGCTACATCAAGAAGGCGACCTTCACCACCACCATGGGCCCCGGCGTTCCCGTCGACCCCAACCGCAGCCGCAACCTCCTGGACGAGGAGCCCGCCGTCTGA
- a CDS encoding HAMP domain-containing sensor histidine kinase, producing MRRRIIVALLPVLALLVVGIGISYAAVVSERTTQQVFIDRSGDAVRFANLAEAAIASGERTRLHAELDAYHELYDSPVWVLGLDGGLVHDPGPLPPDGAAVTEDIQRAFAGARATEAATVWPWQRGPLRVVEPVGRDSQVTAVVVIEAPTDGLRAASMRRWGVGAALLLVPVLALMGGLWPLTRWILRPVRDLERIAMDVRGGELGARAPVEHGPPELRGLASSFNAMVDTVQRSLERQRMFVGDVAHQLRNPLAGLRLSVENLRPWVRQPPAREAVEDAVDGAVQMGEMFEAMLAATAAASRERVRDSEAWTLARVFTTARPHWEAVTGEHGRTLRVEDPDPELVLRQPPGGLVAVLDELVDNAAWLSDGSTVTVRAFADADGRFGTVIVADDGTGLSAQEREAARGRFWRAARHQNIRGTGLGLAIIHDVVEDVGGEVRLEPNTPRGLRVAVRLPAVRRPGP from the coding sequence GTGCGCCGGCGCATCATCGTCGCGCTGCTCCCCGTGCTGGCCCTGCTGGTGGTGGGCATCGGCATCTCGTACGCCGCGGTGGTGAGCGAGCGGACCACCCAGCAGGTGTTCATCGACCGCAGCGGGGACGCCGTACGGTTCGCCAATCTCGCCGAGGCGGCCATCGCCTCCGGCGAGCGGACCCGGCTGCACGCGGAGCTGGACGCCTACCACGAGCTGTACGACTCACCGGTGTGGGTGCTCGGCCTGGACGGTGGCCTGGTCCACGACCCGGGCCCGCTGCCCCCGGACGGCGCGGCGGTCACCGAGGACATCCAGCGGGCGTTCGCCGGGGCGCGGGCGACCGAGGCGGCCACCGTGTGGCCCTGGCAGCGCGGGCCGCTGCGGGTGGTGGAGCCGGTGGGCCGCGACTCCCAGGTGACCGCTGTCGTCGTCATCGAGGCGCCCACCGACGGGCTGCGCGCGGCCAGCATGCGCCGCTGGGGGGTCGGCGCCGCCCTGTTGCTGGTTCCCGTGCTCGCGCTGATGGGCGGCCTGTGGCCGCTCACCCGCTGGATTCTGCGCCCGGTGCGCGACCTGGAGCGCATCGCGATGGACGTGCGCGGCGGCGAGCTGGGGGCGCGCGCCCCTGTGGAGCACGGCCCGCCCGAGCTGCGCGGGCTCGCCTCCTCGTTCAACGCCATGGTGGACACGGTGCAGCGCTCCCTGGAACGGCAGCGGATGTTCGTCGGCGACGTGGCCCATCAGCTGCGCAACCCGCTGGCCGGGCTGCGGCTCTCGGTGGAGAATCTGCGGCCCTGGGTCCGCCAGCCCCCGGCCCGGGAGGCGGTGGAGGACGCCGTGGACGGCGCCGTGCAGATGGGCGAGATGTTCGAGGCGATGCTCGCGGCGACGGCCGCGGCCAGCCGGGAGCGCGTACGGGACAGCGAGGCGTGGACGCTGGCGCGGGTCTTCACCACCGCCCGGCCGCACTGGGAGGCGGTCACCGGCGAGCACGGGCGCACGCTGCGCGTGGAGGACCCGGACCCCGAACTGGTACTGCGGCAGCCACCCGGCGGTCTGGTCGCGGTGCTGGACGAACTCGTGGACAACGCGGCGTGGCTCTCGGACGGCAGCACGGTCACGGTACGCGCCTTCGCGGACGCCGACGGCCGCTTCGGCACCGTCATCGTCGCCGACGACGGCACCGGCCTGTCGGCACAGGAGCGCGAAGCGGCCCGCGGCCGGTTCTGGCGGGCGGCGCGGCACCAGAACATCCGCGGCACCGGACTGGGCCTGGCGATCATCCACGACGTGGTGGAGGACGTCGGGGGTGAGGTGCGGCTGGAGCCCAACACCCCGCGCGGCCTGCGGGTCGCCGTCCGCCTGCCCGCGGTACGCCGGCCGGGCCCCTGA
- a CDS encoding response regulator transcription factor, protein MRALIVENDDRVARALSRTLRAEGYDVERARSVREAAGAIGTADFAIALVDLGLDDGDGVEVIRMLRDRAATGVIAVTARGEQTDRVRGLRAGADDYLVKPFGVAELLARIEAVTRRLRVLQTGLTARGTIGHGDLLIDRDRHEVSRDGAPLRLTRKEFEILVLLARNTGTVVEREHILDQVWQSAWEGSSRTLDTHIASLRSKLGDTARITTVRGVGYRLEPAGAPVDG, encoded by the coding sequence ATGCGCGCGCTCATAGTCGAGAACGATGACCGGGTCGCGCGCGCCCTGAGCCGGACGCTCCGCGCCGAGGGATACGACGTGGAGCGCGCCCGCAGCGTGCGGGAGGCGGCCGGGGCGATCGGTACGGCCGATTTCGCCATCGCCCTCGTGGATCTCGGCCTCGACGACGGGGACGGCGTCGAGGTGATCCGGATGCTCCGCGACCGCGCCGCCACGGGAGTCATCGCCGTCACCGCCCGTGGCGAGCAGACCGACCGGGTACGCGGCCTGCGGGCCGGCGCCGACGACTATCTGGTCAAGCCCTTCGGGGTGGCGGAACTGCTGGCCCGCATCGAGGCCGTCACCCGGCGGCTGCGGGTGCTCCAGACCGGCCTCACGGCGCGCGGCACCATCGGCCACGGCGATCTGCTCATCGACCGGGACCGCCACGAGGTCTCCCGCGACGGCGCACCGCTGCGGCTGACCCGCAAGGAGTTCGAGATCCTGGTGCTGCTGGCCAGGAACACCGGCACCGTGGTGGAGCGCGAACACATCCTCGACCAGGTCTGGCAGTCCGCCTGGGAGGGCAGCAGCCGCACCCTGGACACCCACATCGCCTCGCTGCGCTCCAAGCTCGGCGACACGGCGCGCATCACCACGGTGCGCGGCGTCGGCTACCGGCTCGAACCGGCCGGCGCGCCGGTGGACGGATAG
- the rplL gene encoding 50S ribosomal protein L7/L12, protein MATKLTQEELLEQFENLTLIELSELVKAFEEKFDVKAAAPAAVAVAAPGGAGGGAEAAEEQDEFDVILTGAGDKKIQVIKVVRELTSLGLKEAKDLVDNAPKAVVEKVAKDAAAKAKEALEGAGASVEVK, encoded by the coding sequence ATGGCGACCAAGCTGACCCAGGAAGAGCTGCTGGAGCAGTTCGAGAACCTGACCCTGATCGAGCTCTCCGAGCTGGTGAAGGCGTTCGAGGAGAAGTTCGACGTCAAGGCCGCCGCCCCGGCCGCCGTCGCCGTCGCCGCCCCCGGTGGTGCCGGTGGTGGCGCCGAGGCCGCCGAGGAGCAGGACGAGTTCGACGTCATCCTCACCGGTGCCGGCGACAAGAAGATCCAGGTCATCAAGGTCGTGCGTGAGCTGACCTCGCTGGGCCTGAAGGAGGCCAAGGACCTCGTCGACAACGCGCCGAAGGCCGTCGTCGAGAAGGTCGCGAAGGACGCCGCGGCGAAGGCCAAGGAGGCCCTCGAGGGCGCCGGCGCCTCCGTCGAGGTCAAGTGA
- the rpoB gene encoding DNA-directed RNA polymerase subunit beta produces the protein MAASRNASTTSTNNGTSTAPLRVSFAKIKEPLEVPNLLALQTESFDWLLGNDAWKGRVEAALESGQDVPRKSGLEEIFEEISPIEDFSGSMSLTFRDHRFEPPKNSIDECKERDFTYAAPLFVTAEFTNNETGEIKSQTVFMGDFPLMTDKGTFCINGTERVVVTQLVRSPGAYFDSSIDKTSDKDLFSAKIIPSRGAWLEMEIDKRDMVGVRIDRKRKQSVTVLLKALGWTSDQILEEFGDYESMRATLEKDHTQGQDDALLDIYRKLRPGEPPTREAAQTLLENLYFNPKRYDLAKVGRYKINKKLGGDEPLDAGVLTVEDIVATIKYLVRLHAGETETTTESGRTIIVETDDIDHFGNRRLRNVGELIQNQIRTGLARMERVVRERMTTQDVEAITPQTLINIRPVVASIKEFFGTSQLSQFMDQTNPLSGLTHKRRLNALGPGGLSRERAGLEVRDVHPSHYGRMCPIETPEGPNIGLIGSLAAFGRINAFGFVETPYRKVVDGVVTDDVDYLTADEEDRFVIAQANAKLTDELTFAEARVLVRRRGGEIDYIPGTEVDYMDVSPRQMVSVATAMIPFLEHDDANRALMGSNMMRQAVPLINAEAPLVGTGMEYRCATDAGDVIKAEQNGVVSDVSADYVSIANDDGTHVTHRLAKFSRSNQGTSFNQKVLVEENDRVIAGQVIADGPSTERGEMALGKNLLVAFMPWEGYNYEDAIILSQRLVQDDVLSSIHIEEHEVDARDTKLGPEEITRDIPNVSEEVLADLDDRGIIRIGAEVEAGDILVGKVTPKGETELTPEERLLRAIFGEKAREVRDTSLKVPHGETGKVIGVRVFDRDEGDELPPGVNQLVRVYVAQKRKITDGDKLAGRHGNKGVISKILPVEDMPFLEDGTPVDIILNPLGVPSRMNPGQVLEIHLGWLASQGWKVEGTEEEWKQRLAAIGANEVAPGTNVATPVFDGAREDEMAGLFESTIPNRDGDRLVLPTGKARMFDGRSGEPFPDPISVGYMYILKLHHLVDDKLHARSTGPYSMITQQPLGGKAQFGGQRFGEMEVWALEAYGAAYALQELLTIKSDDVTGRVKVYEAIVKGENIPEPGIPESFKVLIKEMQSLCLNVEVLSSDGMSIEMRDTDEDVFRAAEELGIDLSRREPSSVEEV, from the coding sequence TTGGCCGCCTCGCGCAATGCCTCGACCACTAGTACGAATAATGGCACCAGCACCGCACCACTGCGTGTCTCTTTTGCGAAGATCAAGGAACCCCTTGAGGTTCCGAACCTCCTGGCGCTGCAAACCGAGAGCTTTGACTGGCTGCTCGGCAATGACGCCTGGAAGGGTCGCGTCGAGGCCGCGCTGGAGAGTGGGCAGGACGTCCCCAGGAAGTCCGGTCTGGAGGAGATCTTCGAGGAGATCTCCCCGATCGAGGACTTCTCCGGGTCGATGTCCCTGACCTTCCGTGATCACCGGTTCGAGCCGCCGAAGAACTCCATCGACGAGTGCAAGGAGCGCGACTTCACGTACGCCGCGCCGCTCTTCGTCACCGCCGAGTTCACCAACAACGAGACCGGCGAGATCAAGTCCCAGACGGTCTTCATGGGCGACTTCCCGCTCATGACCGACAAGGGCACCTTCTGCATCAACGGCACCGAGCGTGTCGTGGTCACCCAGCTCGTCCGGTCGCCCGGCGCGTACTTCGACAGCAGCATCGACAAGACCTCCGACAAGGACCTCTTCTCCGCCAAGATCATCCCGTCCCGGGGTGCCTGGCTGGAGATGGAGATCGACAAGCGCGACATGGTCGGTGTCCGCATCGACCGCAAGCGCAAGCAGTCCGTGACCGTGCTGCTGAAGGCGCTGGGCTGGACCTCGGACCAGATCCTGGAGGAGTTCGGCGACTACGAGTCGATGCGGGCCACCCTGGAGAAGGACCACACCCAGGGCCAGGACGACGCGCTGCTGGACATCTACCGCAAGCTGCGTCCGGGAGAGCCGCCGACCCGCGAGGCCGCGCAGACCCTGCTGGAGAACCTCTACTTCAACCCGAAGCGGTACGACCTGGCCAAGGTCGGCCGGTACAAGATCAACAAGAAGCTGGGCGGCGACGAGCCGCTGGACGCCGGCGTCCTCACCGTCGAGGACATCGTCGCCACGATCAAGTACCTGGTCCGGCTGCACGCCGGTGAGACCGAGACCACCACGGAGTCCGGCCGCACGATCATCGTCGAGACCGACGACATCGACCACTTCGGCAACCGCCGTCTGCGCAACGTCGGCGAGCTCATCCAGAACCAGATCCGTACCGGTCTGGCCCGGATGGAGCGCGTGGTCCGCGAGCGCATGACCACGCAGGACGTCGAGGCCATCACGCCGCAGACGCTCATCAACATCCGGCCGGTCGTCGCCTCCATCAAGGAGTTCTTCGGCACCAGCCAGCTGTCGCAGTTCATGGACCAGACCAACCCCCTGTCCGGGCTCACCCACAAGCGCCGCCTCAACGCGCTGGGCCCCGGCGGTCTGAGCCGTGAGCGGGCCGGCCTGGAAGTCCGTGACGTGCACCCCTCGCACTACGGCCGCATGTGCCCGATCGAGACGCCCGAAGGCCCCAACATCGGTCTGATCGGCTCGCTGGCCGCGTTCGGCCGGATCAACGCCTTCGGTTTCGTGGAGACCCCGTACCGCAAGGTCGTCGACGGTGTCGTCACCGACGACGTCGACTACCTGACCGCCGACGAGGAGGACCGCTTCGTCATCGCGCAGGCCAACGCCAAGCTGACCGACGAGCTGACCTTCGCCGAGGCCCGCGTCCTGGTGCGCCGTCGTGGCGGGGAGATCGACTACATCCCCGGCACCGAGGTCGACTACATGGACGTCTCGCCGCGCCAGATGGTGTCGGTCGCGACCGCCATGATCCCGTTCCTCGAGCACGACGACGCCAACCGCGCGCTCATGGGCTCGAACATGATGCGCCAGGCGGTGCCCCTGATCAACGCCGAGGCGCCGCTGGTCGGCACCGGCATGGAGTACCGCTGCGCCACCGACGCCGGTGACGTCATCAAGGCCGAGCAGAACGGTGTCGTCTCCGACGTCTCCGCCGACTACGTCTCGATCGCCAACGACGACGGCACCCACGTCACCCATCGGCTGGCCAAGTTCTCCCGCTCCAACCAGGGCACCTCCTTCAACCAGAAGGTCCTGGTCGAGGAGAACGACCGCGTGATCGCCGGGCAGGTCATCGCCGACGGCCCGTCCACCGAGCGCGGTGAGATGGCGCTCGGCAAGAACCTGCTGGTCGCGTTCATGCCGTGGGAGGGCTACAACTACGAGGACGCGATCATCCTCTCCCAGCGTCTGGTGCAGGACGACGTCCTCTCCTCGATCCACATCGAGGAGCACGAGGTCGACGCCCGCGACACCAAGCTGGGCCCCGAGGAGATCACCCGGGACATCCCGAACGTCTCCGAAGAGGTCCTGGCCGACCTGGACGACCGCGGCATCATCCGCATCGGTGCCGAGGTCGAGGCCGGCGACATCCTGGTCGGCAAGGTCACCCCGAAGGGCGAGACCGAGCTGACCCCCGAGGAGCGCCTGCTGCGCGCGATCTTCGGTGAGAAGGCCCGCGAGGTGCGTGACACCTCGCTGAAGGTGCCGCACGGCGAGACCGGCAAGGTCATCGGGGTGCGCGTCTTCGACCGCGACGAGGGCGACGAACTGCCCCCGGGCGTCAACCAGCTGGTGCGGGTGTACGTCGCGCAGAAGCGCAAGATCACCGACGGCGACAAGCTGGCCGGCCGGCACGGCAACAAGGGTGTCATCTCCAAGATCCTCCCCGTGGAGGACATGCCCTTCCTGGAGGACGGCACCCCGGTCGACATCATCCTCAACCCGCTGGGTGTCCCCTCCCGGATGAACCCCGGCCAGGTGCTGGAGATCCACCTCGGGTGGCTCGCCTCGCAGGGCTGGAAGGTCGAGGGCACCGAGGAGGAGTGGAAGCAGCGCCTCGCCGCCATCGGCGCCAACGAGGTCGCCCCCGGCACCAACGTCGCGACCCCGGTGTTCGACGGTGCCCGCGAGGACGAGATGGCCGGGCTCTTCGAGTCCACCATCCCCAACCGCGACGGTGACCGCCTGGTGCTGCCCACCGGCAAGGCCCGGATGTTCGACGGCCGCTCCGGCGAGCCGTTCCCGGACCCGATCTCGGTCGGCTACATGTACATCCTCAAGCTCCACCACCTGGTCGACGACAAGCTGCACGCGCGCTCGACCGGTCCGTACTCCATGATCACCCAGCAGCCGCTCGGCGGTAAGGCCCAGTTCGGTGGCCAGCGCTTCGGTGAGATGGAGGTGTGGGCCCTGGAGGCGTACGGCGCCGCCTACGCCCTGCAGGAGCTGCTGACGATCAAGTCCGACGACGTGACCGGCCGCGTGAAGGTCTACGAGGCCATCGTCAAGGGCGAGAACATCCCCGAGCCCGGCATTCCCGAGTCCTTCAAGGTGCTCATCAAGGAAATGCAGTCGCTCTGCCTCAATGTGGAGGTGCTGTCCTCGGACGGCATGTCCATCGAGATGCGTGACACCGATGAGGACGTCTTCCGCGCGGCGGAGGAGCTTGGCATCGACCTGTCCCGGCGCGAGCCGAGCAGCGTCGAAGAGGTCTGA